In a genomic window of Quercus lobata isolate SW786 chromosome 4, ValleyOak3.0 Primary Assembly, whole genome shotgun sequence:
- the LOC115987085 gene encoding uncharacterized protein LOC115987085 isoform X3 — protein MFFMLPILCSKLAERTSDFWSALPLVQALLPAIRPIVSSPDVVDDTFSQWKQPTVQQALSQIVSTSASSLYRPLLHACAGYLSSFSPSHAKAACVLIDLCASVLAPWMAQAIAKVDLAVELVEDLLGTIQGSRHSLTRARAALKYIVLALSGHMDDVLPKYKEVKHRILFLVEMLEPFLDPAIATSKSAIAFGDLSSSFPEKQETTCVTALNVIRTAVRKPAVLPSLESEWRHGSVAPSVLLSILEPHMQLPPEIDLCKYPISKPLDPESSNVSPLSSVPWQVGASSKSNTQDDYDGKTDFSDTAVKIDVSEEVNLFFAPPELRSIAMTNITSGPDENSPVSIHGDLSSEPKQLTEKSVTHQFHIDLVLDAGFTAEYYNMQADYFQLINYRDCELRASEFQRLALDLHSQSEITVEGHDAAIDALLLAAECYVNPFFMLSFKASPKFMDQMNINRTRIPQHHEISEVRSSDKSKRDLETIAHLEKRRDKIVLQLLLEAAELDKKYQNKISFGGQCPYYSEGFEEQVIKLSPLDMQSADAVTLVRQNQALLCNFLIERLRREQHSMHEILMQSLVFLLYSATKLYCAPEHVIDIILGSAEHLNRTLTSLYYQHKEGNLHLEPEKIHGIQRRWMLLQRLVIASSGDDEGKDFEININSGIRYGNLVPPSAWMQKISTFSRSAFPLVRFLGWMAVSRNAKKYMKDRLFLASDMSQLTYLLSIFTDDLAIVDNVVNRKHEDVRIEELGGKNMPSVKRGFANEQDGDQSFRVIYPDLSKFFPKMKKQFEAFGEIILEAVGLQLRSLSSSMVPDVLCWFAELCSWPFSHWDQIASENSSDNWKGYVAKNAKAVILYVLEAFLLEHMEAMVPEMPRVVQVLVSLCGAAYCDVSFLDSVLHLLKPLISYSLNKISDEERLLVDDSCLNFESLCFDELFNNIRQKNENQNSSAEKVYSRALTIFILASVFCDLSIQRKREMLQSLIFWAEFTAFEPTTSFHDYLSAFQNVMENCKALLVQNLRAFGAIPLQFPPFTDVCSGALSGNSLESQSSFLNDVCDSTCPNKASQKLENNNSDASIVNEKVYQLSAEEIAEFSKDLEALIVKLNPTVELCWTLHHQLAKKLSIALAQCLMYSRCLSSIARDVHNAEEDDSENPSSCKSVDQFPVHWRIGLEGLAEIMMMLQENRCWEVASLMLDCLLGVPHCFPLDSVIGLVCSAIKNISCSAPKISWRLQTDKWLLILLGRGIHTLHESEAHLVDLFCAMLGHSEPEQRFIALRHMGKLVGQDVNGRTAIQPSTLCNNLVSPGLLLSVPESILSHLVSSTWDSVAVLASSDTSLSLRTCAMALLVDYIPFAERHQLQSFLAAADSIYGLGKLAHPACEGPLLQLSLALIAGACLYSPAEDISLIPPDVWRNIETLGLSKTDSGLGDLEKKACQVLCRLRNEGDEAKEVLKEVLSSNPTRQSDPDFKSTRESILQVLANLTSVQSYFDIFSKKIDQEVMELEEAEMELDILQKDHLLQEDSKDRQQIPSLASPTKDDTRLRQIKNCIHSLERTKLREGVVARRQKKLIMRSARQKYLEEAALREAELLQDLDRERVAEAEKEIERQRLLELERAKTKELRHNLDMEKERQTQRELQRELELAESGLRTSRRDFSSSSHSSRPRERYRERENGRSGNEGSTRSGSLQPETSATSTSMGSVPTVVLSGSRQFSGQLPTILQSRDRLDECASSYEENLDGSRDSGDTGSVGDPDLVSAFDVQSGGFGSAQRHGSRGSKSRQVVERRERDSRREGKWERKHS, from the exons atgttctttatgctt CCTATCCTTTGCAGCAAATTGGCAGAGAGAACTTCTGACTTCTGGTCTGCATTACCACTTGTACAAGCATTGCTACCAG CAATTCGTCCTATTGTGAGCAGTCCTGATGTTGTTGATGATACTTTTTCTCAATGGAAGCAACCTACTGTGCAACAAGCACTATCTCAG ATTGTGTCAACGTCGGCATCATCATTATACCGCCCACTTCTTCATGCCTGTGCTGGCTATTTGTCATCATTTTCACCATCACAT GCAAAGGCTGCATGTGTTCTGATTGATCTGTGTGCTAGTGTGCTTGCACCTTGGATGGCTCAGGCGATTGCAAAG GTTGATCTGGCTGTGGAGCTTGTAGAGGATCTTTTGGGTACAATCCAG GGTTCCCGACATTCCCTTACTCGTGCTCGGGCTGCCTTAAAGTATATTGTTCTGGCTCTCTCCGGTCACATGGATGATGTACTACCGAAGTATAAG GAAGTCAAGCACAGGATTCTTTTTCTTGTGGAGATGCTAGAGCCTTTTCTTGATCCTGCTATAGCCACGTCAAAAAGCGCAATAGCTTTTGGAGATCTATCTTCCTCTTTTCCTGAAAAGCAGGAAACCACTTGTGTGACTGCCCTCAATGTCATCCGTACAGCAGTAAGAAAGCCAGCCGTTCTTCCTTCTTTGGAATCTGAATGGAGGCATGGCTCAGTTGCTCCTAG CGTACTTCTTTCAATATTGGAACCTCACATGCAGTTACCTCCTGAAATTGATCTTTGCAAGTATCCTATATCTAAACCACTTGATCCTGAATCTTCAAATGTATCCCCTCTTTCTTCTGTCCCTTGGCAAGTAGGAGCttcttcaaaatcaaatacCCAAGATGACTATGATGGAAAGACAGATTTTTCTGATACAGCTGTGAAGATTGATGTTTCTGAAGAAGTCAATCTATTTTTTGCCCCTCCAGAACTTCGGAGCATAGCAATGACAAATATTACTAGTGGTCCAGATGAGAATAGCCCTGTTTCTATCCATGGGGATCTCAGCTCAGAACCAAAACAGTTGACCGAGAAAAGTGTTACTCACCAGTTTCATATTGACTTAGTGTTAGATGCAGGTTTCACTGCTGAATACTATAATATGCAAGCAGATTATTTTCAGCTAATTAACTATCGAGATTGTGAGCTGAGAGCTTCTGAGTTTCAGCGTTTGGCTTTAGATTTACACTCTCAAAGTGAGATTACAGTTGAGGGTCATGATGCTGCTATAGATGCTTTGCTCTTGGCAGCAGAGTGTTATGTAAATCCCTTTTTTATGTTGTCTTTTAAAGCCAGTCCAAAATTTATGGACCAGATGAACATTAACAGGACTAGAATTCCCCAACATCATGAAATTTCAGAAGTGAGGAGTTCTGACAAGAGTAAAAGAGATCTAGAAACAATTGCTCATcttgaaaagagaagagacAAAATTGTTCTTCAATTACTGCTTGAGGCTGCTGAATTAGACAAGAAGTATCAGAACAAAATTTCATTTGGGGGACAGTGTCCTTACTACTCTGAAGGATTTGAAGAGCAAGTTATCAAGTTGTCACCTCTTGATATGCAATCTGCAGATGCTGTCACCTTGGTTAGGCAAAATCAAGCTCTGTTGTGCAATTTTCTGATTGAACGGTTGCGGAGAGAGCAACACTCAATGCATGAAATTCTTATGCAAAgtcttgtttttttgttgtattcAGCCACTAAGCTATACTGTGCGCCTGAACATGTGATTGATATTATATTAGGATCTGCTGAGCACTTAAATAGGACACTAACATCTCTTTACTATCAGCATAAAGAAGGCAATTTACACTTGGAGCCTGAGAAAATACATGGGATACAACGAAGGTGGATGCTGCTTCAAAGATTGGTAATTGCTTCAAGTGGTGATGATGAGGGAAAAGACTTTGAAATCAATATCAACAGTGGTATTCGTTATGGAAATTTAGTTCCACCTTCAGCCTGGATGCAGAAAATATCCACATTTTCACGGTCTGCATTCCCATTGGTTAGGTTTCTTGGTTGGATGGCAGTATCTCGTAATGCGAAAAAGTATATGAAGGACCGTCTTTTTCTTGCTTCCGATATGTCGCAGCTGACATATTTGCTGTCAATATTTACAGATGATCTAGCCATAGTAGATAATGTTGTTAATCGAAAGCATGAAGATGTGAGGATTGAAGAGTTGGGGGGCAAAAATATGCCTTCGGTTAAAAGAGGATTTGCTAATGAACAGGATGGGGATCAATCTTTCCGTGTCATCTATCCTGATCTCAGTAAGTTCTTTCCTAAGATGAAAAAACAATTTGAAGCGTTTGGGGAGATCATTTTGGAGGCAGTAGGCTTGCAGCTGAGATCTCTTTCTTCGAGTATGGTGCCTGATGTCTTGTGTTGGTTTGCTGAGTTGTGTTCCTGGCCATTTTCTCATTGGGACCAAATTGCTTCTGAAAATAGTTCTGATAATTGGAAAGGTTATGTTGCAAAGAATGCAAAAGCTGTCATTCTTTATGTACTTGAAGCCTTTCTACTTGAGCACATGGAAGCAATGGTGCCTGAGATGCCTAGAGTAGTGCAGGTGCTAGTATCACTTTGTGGAGCTGCATACTGTGATGTGTCATTTCTTGACTCTGTACTGCATTTGTTGAAGCCACTCATTTCATATTCTTTAAACAAAATATCTGATGAGGAAAGATTGTTGGTTGATGATTCATGTCTTAATTTTGAGTCGTTATGCTTTGATGAGCTTTTTAACAATATTAGACAAAAGAATGAGAATCAAAATAGTTCTGCAGAGAAAGTTTACAGCCGAGCATTAACTATCTTTATTTTGGCTTCTGTCTTTTGTGATTTGTCCATTCAACGTAAAAGGGAAATGTTGCAGTCCCTAATATTTTGGGCTGAGTTTACTGCTTTTGAACCAACAACTTCTTTTCATGACTATCTATCTGCATTCCAGAATGTAATGGAAAATTGCAAAGCTCTGTTAGTTCAAAATTTAAGAGCCTTTGGTGCTATCCCACTTCAGTTTCCCCCCTTTACTGATGTGTGCAGTGGTGCACTCTCTGGTAATAGCTTGGAATCACAATCATCGTTTCTCAATGATGTCTGCGATAGCACATGTCCAAATAAGGCTTCTCAGaagttagaaaataataattctgATGCTTCTATTGTCAATGAAAAGGTCTATCAGTTATCAGCTGAGGAAATAGCAGAATTTTCTAAAGACTTAGAGGCTCTCATTGTGAAGCTTAACCCTACTGTTGAGCTCTGTTGGACTCTTCACCATCAACTTGCTAAGAAGCTATCTATTGCATTGGCACAGTGTTTAATGTACTCAAGATGCTTATCTTCGATTGCACGTGATGTCCATAATGCTGAAGAGGATGACAGTGAAAATCCTTCATCATGTAAGTCAGTTGACCAGTTTCCAGTTCATTGGAGGATTGGTCTCGAAGGACTGGCTGAAATCATGATGATGCTCCAAGAAAACCGTTGCTGGGAAGTTGCATCTTTGATGCTTGATTGTCTACTTGGAGTTCCACACTGTTTTCCCCTGGATAGTGTGATTGGTTTGGTTTGTTCTGCAATCAAAAACATTTCTTGCAGTGCACCAAAAATATCATGGCGCTTACAGACTGATAAATGGTTGTTGATTTTACTTGGAAGAGGTATTCATACCCTTCATGAAAGTGAGGCTCATTTGGTTGATTTGTTCTGTGCAATGCTAGGTCATTCTGAACCTGAGCAACGGTTTATAGCACTTCGCCACATGGGAAAACTTGTTGGCCAAGATGTGAATGGACGGACAGCTATACAACCTTCTACACTTTGCAATAATTTAGTTTCACCTGGCTTACTTCTTTCTGTTCCTGAGTCTATTCTATCTCATCTGGTTTCTAGTACATGGGATTCGGTTGCTGTTCTGGCATCATCTGACACATCGTTATCTTTAAGGACTTGTGCAATGGCACTTCTCGTAGATTATATCCCATTTGCAGAGCGTCACCAGTTACAATCATTTCTTGCAGCAGCTGATAGTATTTATGGTTTGGGGAAGCTTGCACATCCAGCATGTGAGGGCCCATTACTGCAACTATCATTAGCACTAATTGCTGGTGCTTGCCTGTACTCTCCAGCTGAAGATATTTCTTTGATTCCTCCAGACGTTTGGAGAAATATTGAGACCTTAGGCTTGTCGAAAACTG ACAGTGGGCTGGGGGATCTAGAGAAGAAGGCTTGCCAAGTCTTGTGTAGATTGAGAAATGAAGGGGATGAAGCTAAAGAG GTCCTGAAAGAAGTGCTCTCTTCAAATCCTACAAGACAATCCGACCCAGATTTTAAGAGTACCCGTGAATCAATTCTTCAG GTTCTTGCAAATCTAACTTCTGTTCAGTCGTACTTTGatatcttctccaaaaaaattgaccaaGAGGTTATG GAACTAGAGGAGGCTGAAATGGAGTTGGACATCCTTCAGAAAGATCATTTACTGCAAGAAGATTCCAAAGATAGGCAACAGATTCCTTCTCTAGCCT CTCCTACAAAAGATGATACCCGCCTTCGTCAAATCAAGAACTGCATTCATTCCCT aGAGAGAACTAAACTCCGAGAGGGTGTAGTAGCCCGCAGGCAAAAGAAACTTATTATGAGAAGTGCCCGTCAGAAATACTTGGAAGAGGCAGCTTTACGAGAAGCAGAACTTCTACAAGACCTTGATAG GGAGAGGGTAGCTGAAGCAGAGAAGGAGATTGAAAGACAGCGGTTGCTGGAACTTGAGCGTGCTAAAACTAAGGAACTGCGCCACAATCTTGATATGGAGAAGGAGAGGCAAACACAG AGAGAACTTCAGCGTGAACTTGAGCTGGCTGAATCAGGACTCCGAACGTCTCGACGAGACTTTTCTTCCTCCAGTCATAGTAG TCGACCTCGGGAAAGGTATCGTGAAAGGGAAAATGGAAGATCAGGTAATGAAGGGAGCACAAGAAGTGGAAGCCTGCAGCCTGAAACTTCTGCCACTAGTACATCCATGGGAAGCGTGCCAACTGTTGTTTTATCTGGATCCCGGCAATTTTCTGGCCAACTTCCTACTATTTTGCAGTCACGAGATCGCCTTGATGAGTGTGCCAGCAGTTATGAAGAAAATCTGGATGGAAGCAGGGACTCAGGTGACACAGGTAGTGTTGGTGATCCAGACTTGGTGTCAGCATTTGATGTACAGTCTGGTGGATTTGGGTCTGCTCAAAGGCATGGATCCAGAGGGAGCAAGTCTAGGCAGGTAGTAGAGAGGAGAGAACGGGATAGTAGACGCGAAGGGAAGTGGGAAAGAAAACATTCATAA